The genomic region CAAATTTATCACTTATTCTGACGCAAACTACAATTACATCTGGAGGTAAAAAAACAAAAACATCAAGACGCTTTAGTCAACTTAACCCTAACGCTTCGAATGAATCCCTCATACGCTTTGCTAAAGCCATTGAAATTTTGACTGGGGAACAATACGATTCAATTGAAGTTGTAAAAACTGAACTTATTGGATAATAAAGGAGACCATTAAAATGAATACTAAAACATTAGAAATCACTTTCGAAACTGAAACACAAAAGCCATTCAAACTGACTATTCCAAATCTATCAACTGCAATTACAAAAGAATTAGTCGCTACACAAGCTCAACACATTATCAACACTCGTGTCCTATCCGTATCAGGTCGTGTCATCAAACAAGCTAAATCTGCAAAAATGATTGATAAAGCAATTACCGTTCTTGAATTAACCCCTTAATTTTGATAAATGCAAACAACATTCAATACTTGTACGCTTTATGTCATCCATCTTTTGACTTATTCACAGTTAAACATTTGAGTATTTCATAGTAGTTATTTTATGTATACTATATTGTATAAAGAAATAAGGATGATGGGTCATGTTGCTTTTATTATTAGGGCTTGGATTATGTGCGGGATTTGCTGTGCCTATACAAACCGCTATCAATTCAAAACTCAGCTTATATACCCGGTCACCGTTTTATGCTGCCACTATTTCGTTTGGTACAGGTACGATTGGGCTATTATTAATAAATATTGTCTTTTATCCGCAACTGTTTAATGTCATTTTTTCTTCTCAAATCCAGTACACTTGGTTTTTAGGCGGGATGATGGGTGTAATCTTTTTATCAGGTAACCTATTACTTCTCCCCCGCATTGGAGCATCATTAACAGTTGTAACAACCGTATCAGGACAAATTGCTATGAGCGTTGTGATAGATACTTTAGGTTTGTTCAATGTCTCATATCAACCCTTTTCTACCTTGAAGGGTATTGGTTTGTTACTTTTATTTTTAGGTGTCGTATTAATGAATCTCAATCGACAATCCTTATTAGACAAACAGCGATCATCACGCACGACGTTTTGGTTATGTATTGGTGTCATTTTAGGATGTGCTCCTCCAATTCAAACAGCTATTAATACACAACTGAGTCAAAATATCCATTCACCTTTATTTGCATCGTTTATCTCTTTCTTAGTAGGAACGCTTGTACTCATTATCATTACATCTATAATTCATCGAAATTTCCGTATCTATGTGTATCATGATATACACGGTCCCATACGTTGGTGGCATTTTATCGGTGGAATGTTAGGCGTTATTTTTGTAACTGCTAATATTATACTGACACCTCATTTAGGCGTTGCATACACGATTATCATTGTCATGATTGGCCAAATCATTATGGGACTGATCATTGACCATTTCGGATTATTAGGATTGCCTTCTATTAAGATTAGTCATCAGCGCTTACTGGGATTTGCCTTAATTATCGTAGCGATTATCATGATTCAACTTAGCTGACGTACGATGATATTGCAAACCACTCAAAACGATATATAGTCAAAAACCACTTCGATATGTAGCATTTCCAGTTACATGTTGAAGTGGTTCTTTTAAATCACATATATCACGCTGACTTTAGAATCATTACGTCAAATTTTGACCTATTGTGTCGCACTCACTCATGCGAATACTTTATAATCATGCTATATGTTATGAATGGATATTTTTTAAACCCTTTGATTATTTATCACAAGACTTCAGTATTTTTTATTGTCAGAACAATCTGAATTATGTATAATAAATGTAATTCTATCTGAAGGAGCTACCTATGTTCAAAAAGTTTTATATCATTCTCCCTCTTTTTATACTTCTTCTTATTTCTTCTTTCTTCATATACTTTTGGCTTAAACATAAACATACGCCTGCATTTCAAACAATTCATGCCGAACTTAGTGCCCCACAACATTTAGATGGCATTGTGCAACCTGATCATGTTTTTTCACTTCAGTACGCTGCAAGTGACGGAAACTTACATGAAATACACGTTAAAAACACCAATACAATTGTAAAAGGCACTCCATTAGTAACCTACTATGATTACTCAAAAGTCAATCTTATCAATGCTTTGCATAAGCTATCCGAAAAAAATCTGCCGACTGAACAATCATATGACCTCGCAATTAAAATGACAGAGCTTCAATCTCAACTCTATAAAACTATTAAAAGTCCTATCTCAGGAATCGTGCATTTGCATAAAAATAGTCATTTGCAAAAAGGTTATAAAATACTAGATATTGTATCCCAAACTCAACATATTCAAACGAGAATCCCCGAAAATTTATTACCCCAATTTAAGCTTAAACAGTCCATTCAACTGACAAATAGAGTCACTCAAGAACATATTAAAGGAACTATTAATCATATTGATCTCCAACCCATCCAACCTACTCCTTCTTCAAAACTTTCGTCATATATAATGACTATAAAAACCAAAAAAACATACCCTCTAGGCACGCATTTCAACGTAATAATAGAGCCCGCTCACATCATACTCCCTGCTGATGTGCTTTTAGATGAAAATACAGTTGTTCTATATAAGAAGCATAGATTTATTAAACGTAAGGTTAACTATGATAAAATAAATGAGAAAATTATAATTAAAACAGGTATATTTGACGGTGAAAATATTGTTCGAAACCCTAAAATGGT from Staphylococcus felis harbors:
- the sroA gene encoding sigS mRNA-stabilizing protein SroA; the protein is MTTTNLSLILTQTTITSGGKKTKTSRRFSQLNPNASNESLIRFAKAIEILTGEQYDSIEVVKTELIG
- a CDS encoding DUF2922 domain-containing protein; the encoded protein is MNTKTLEITFETETQKPFKLTIPNLSTAITKELVATQAQHIINTRVLSVSGRVIKQAKSAKMIDKAITVLELTP
- a CDS encoding DMT family transporter, translating into MLLLLLGLGLCAGFAVPIQTAINSKLSLYTRSPFYAATISFGTGTIGLLLINIVFYPQLFNVIFSSQIQYTWFLGGMMGVIFLSGNLLLLPRIGASLTVVTTVSGQIAMSVVIDTLGLFNVSYQPFSTLKGIGLLLLFLGVVLMNLNRQSLLDKQRSSRTTFWLCIGVILGCAPPIQTAINTQLSQNIHSPLFASFISFLVGTLVLIIITSIIHRNFRIYVYHDIHGPIRWWHFIGGMLGVIFVTANIILTPHLGVAYTIIIVMIGQIIMGLIIDHFGLLGLPSIKISHQRLLGFALIIVAIIMIQLS